The proteins below come from a single Iocasia fonsfrigidae genomic window:
- the spoIIIAF gene encoding stage III sporulation protein AF has protein sequence MEAVIRWVKNLVFIILFTTLLEMFLPGNKMRKYVRVVMGFFIISIFISPLSAILKGDLTVMQDIIPGKIISGNWEGIIEKGAEIEYENKALIKDYYAEKVRGRVEEVIELYYDSEQYNRDIQVDINDEYQLTGITVFFHRIRENVREIDPVDINNDRSGLKEKNENNIGIDSIKLKNNLSKVFQLSEKEIKIIKAGGD, from the coding sequence ATGGAGGCAGTTATAAGATGGGTTAAAAACCTGGTTTTTATTATTCTGTTTACTACCCTGTTAGAGATGTTCCTACCTGGTAATAAAATGCGAAAATATGTCAGGGTAGTAATGGGGTTTTTTATTATCTCTATTTTTATTTCTCCTTTATCTGCTATTTTAAAGGGTGATCTGACAGTAATGCAGGATATTATACCAGGGAAAATTATTAGCGGAAACTGGGAAGGGATAATTGAAAAGGGTGCTGAGATAGAATATGAGAATAAGGCCTTAATCAAGGATTACTATGCTGAAAAAGTAAGGGGACGCGTTGAGGAGGTAATTGAACTTTATTATGATAGTGAGCAGTATAACAGGGATATCCAGGTGGATATTAATGATGAATATCAGCTTACTGGTATAACCGTATTTTTTCACAGGATTAGAGAGAATGTAAGAGAAATTGACCCTGTCGATATTAACAATGATAGGAGTGGTTTAAAGGAAAAAAATGAGAATAATATAGGGATTGATAGTATAAAATTAAAAAATAATCTAAGTAAGGTTTTTCAATTGAGTGAAAAGGAAATCAAAATAATTAAGGCAGGGGGGGATTAA
- the spoIIIAE gene encoding stage III sporulation protein AE translates to MNIVRILLVIISCLLLFALPSYAENSQMNQDEIILRQLNKLDINKVQQEVNKINKGAGHYLPELNLKTILLNLVKGNLELDWRDLLKSIIKYLGKEVTANLSIMGQIIILAAISAILNIFHDSFSSTMISNTSNMLIFMILAVMVLQSFHIAIDIGVNAVDNIVSFMQALLPVLLSLLVSMGAFTSAVVFNPLTYLIISLLGTIVKLIVLPMIFLSTVLCIVTRLNDEFSLSRLAGLFKEASMGLLGLILIIFTGGLLIQGGAAAVTDSLSLRTAKYLTGTFIPVIGGIFSDAVDLVVSCSLIIKNALNLFGMIAIIMIIAYPIIKLIALIIIYKLASALIQPIADARLVDVLNDVGNSLVFVFLTVSAVSLMFFITLTVIVGAANLTVMMR, encoded by the coding sequence ATGAATATAGTAAGGATATTATTGGTAATTATATCTTGTTTATTATTATTTGCGCTACCAAGCTATGCTGAAAATAGTCAGATGAATCAGGATGAGATTATTTTAAGACAGTTAAATAAACTGGATATAAATAAAGTTCAGCAGGAAGTTAATAAGATAAACAAAGGTGCAGGGCATTATTTGCCAGAGTTAAACTTGAAAACTATCCTGTTAAACCTGGTAAAAGGTAATCTTGAATTAGATTGGAGAGATTTATTAAAATCAATAATTAAATACCTTGGTAAAGAGGTAACAGCCAACTTGAGTATTATGGGGCAGATAATAATTCTGGCAGCTATAAGTGCTATTTTAAATATATTTCACGATTCTTTTTCCAGTACAATGATCAGTAATACATCAAATATGTTGATATTTATGATCCTGGCTGTAATGGTACTACAGTCTTTTCATATTGCTATAGACATAGGGGTAAATGCAGTTGATAATATTGTATCATTTATGCAGGCTCTTTTACCTGTTTTACTGAGTTTGCTGGTTAGTATGGGTGCTTTTACCTCAGCAGTAGTCTTTAATCCCTTGACATATTTAATAATCTCTCTGCTGGGGACAATAGTAAAACTTATTGTTTTACCTATGATTTTTCTGTCAACGGTCCTATGTATTGTTACCAGATTAAATGATGAGTTCTCCCTATCAAGGTTAGCAGGTCTTTTTAAGGAAGCAAGTATGGGGCTGCTTGGTTTAATTTTGATAATATTTACAGGTGGTTTGCTTATTCAGGGTGGGGCGGCAGCGGTGACTGACAGTCTTTCTTTAAGGACAGCCAAATATCTGACAGGTACGTTTATACCTGTCATAGGTGGCATTTTTTCTGATGCCGTTGATTTGGTAGTAAGTTGTTCCTTAATTATTAAAAACGCCCTTAATCTATTTGGGATGATAGCTATTATAATGATAATTGCCTATCCAATTATAAAACTTATTGCCTTGATTATTATCTATAAATTGGCCAGTGCCCTTATTCAACCAATAGCCGATGCCAGGTTAGTAGATGTTTTAAATGATGTAGGTAATAGTCTTGTTTTTGTATTTTTAACAGTATCTGCAGTTTCATTAATGTTTTTTATAACCTTAACTGTAATTGTTGGGGCAGCCAACTTAACTGTAATGATGAGGTGA
- the spoIIIAD gene encoding stage III sporulation protein AD, with translation MTIIQVVGVTILATILIIVIKQIKPEMAFILSLLTGIIILIIIIDQVAVVIDLLNQLARKSGIDLMYFNTIVKIIGIAYIGQFGAEITKDSGETALASKIEIAAKILIMIMAVPIMLSLIETILEIIPL, from the coding sequence ATGACAATTATACAGGTAGTAGGTGTTACAATTCTGGCTACTATATTGATTATAGTTATTAAACAGATTAAACCTGAAATGGCTTTTATACTTAGTCTATTAACCGGCATAATAATCTTAATTATAATTATAGACCAGGTTGCTGTGGTAATTGATTTGCTTAATCAACTTGCCAGGAAATCTGGTATTGATTTAATGTATTTTAATACTATTGTAAAAATAATAGGTATTGCTTATATAGGGCAGTTTGGGGCTGAGATTACAAAAGACAGTGGTGAAACTGCCTTAGCCAGCAAAATAGAAATAGCGGCCAAGATATTAATTATGATTATGGCTGTACCAATTATGCTTTCCTTGATAGAAACCATTCTTGAGATTATTCCTTTATAG
- the spoIIIAC gene encoding stage III sporulation protein AC, whose product MDVNLIFKIAGIGIFISIINIVLKQADKEEQAQMITLVSVIIVMTVVIQLISQLFNDVRTVFRF is encoded by the coding sequence ATGGATGTAAATTTGATATTTAAAATTGCTGGTATTGGAATTTTTATTTCTATAATAAATATTGTCCTAAAACAGGCTGATAAAGAAGAGCAGGCCCAGATGATAACCCTGGTAAGTGTAATTATTGTTATGACAGTAGTAATACAGTTGATAAGTCAGTTATTTAATGATGTAAGAACGGTTTTCAGGTTCTAG
- a CDS encoding stage III sporulation protein AB — translation MLIKLTGAVMILVSGSFIGWIIGSSYQKRVKELEELEMGINIFNTEISYKQSFMAEALMGTAATFKSPLANLFRETAYELEKGNNKVFYEIWHERLLINYRNNSLLEEDIEILDSWGRQLGSSSLDNQNNINQLILKRLRQQKIQAEKEAAKKVKLVRYAGVLISLMIIILFY, via the coding sequence TTGTTGATAAAATTAACTGGGGCAGTAATGATCTTAGTATCGGGTAGTTTTATCGGCTGGATTATAGGCAGCTCATATCAAAAAAGGGTTAAAGAACTGGAAGAATTAGAGATGGGTATAAATATTTTTAATACAGAGATTAGCTATAAACAGTCTTTTATGGCAGAGGCGTTAATGGGAACAGCTGCCACCTTTAAAAGCCCACTGGCCAATCTATTTAGGGAGACAGCATATGAATTAGAAAAGGGTAATAATAAGGTTTTTTATGAGATATGGCATGAAAGATTGCTGATTAATTACAGAAATAATAGTCTTCTGGAAGAAGATATTGAAATTCTTGATAGCTGGGGACGCCAGCTCGGCAGCTCCAGTCTTGATAATCAGAACAATATCAATCAGTTAATATTAAAGAGGCTCAGACAGCAAAAAATACAGGCAGAAAAAGAGGCTGCTAAGAAGGTTAAATTAGTACGATATGCAGGTGTTTTAATAAGTTTAATGATAATTATTTTATTCTATTGA
- the spoIIIAA gene encoding stage III sporulation protein AA: MSENLLDYLPERTALLIGGLSEWRDKKLVEIRLRVNQAIQLIGSNIDFFIDLNGKRLKNSDRFYGLNREEMEKAFLLLSHNSIYALERQLLEGFITIPGGHRVGFTGQVVVENARIKTIKNINSLNYRICREFTGAAEDVVTYLYDIERDLVLNTLIVSPPLCGKTTLLRDLIRIFSQGMLDKGIKGKKVGLVDERSEIAGAYKGVPQNNIGSRTDLLDNCPKAEGMMLLIRSMSPEVIAVDEIGRDEDINAIQEALYAGVSLITTIHGRDFTDIKRRPGIADLIDKGLFERFVFLSNRDGIGTIEAVRDRNGREVSCFVDKINWGSNDLSIG, translated from the coding sequence TTGTCGGAAAATCTTCTTGACTATTTACCAGAAAGGACCGCTTTGTTGATTGGAGGTTTAAGCGAATGGAGAGATAAGAAGCTGGTTGAAATAAGATTAAGAGTAAATCAGGCTATTCAGCTTATCGGCAGTAATATAGATTTTTTTATTGATCTCAATGGAAAAAGATTGAAAAATAGTGATAGATTTTATGGATTAAACAGGGAAGAGATGGAAAAGGCTTTTTTATTATTGTCACATAATTCCATATATGCTCTTGAGAGGCAGCTGTTGGAGGGCTTTATTACTATACCTGGCGGTCACCGGGTGGGTTTTACTGGTCAAGTTGTTGTGGAAAATGCTAGGATTAAAACTATTAAAAATATAAATAGTTTAAATTATCGAATATGTAGGGAATTTACCGGGGCAGCTGAGGATGTAGTTACTTATCTATATGACATAGAAAGGGACCTGGTCTTAAATACCCTTATTGTTTCACCTCCACTCTGTGGAAAAACAACTCTATTACGTGATTTAATTCGTATTTTCAGTCAAGGAATGTTGGATAAGGGTATAAAGGGAAAGAAAGTTGGATTAGTTGATGAAAGATCAGAAATAGCAGGGGCATATAAAGGAGTGCCACAGAATAATATAGGAAGTAGGACAGACTTATTAGATAATTGTCCTAAGGCAGAAGGAATGATGTTATTAATACGTTCGATGTCCCCTGAGGTAATTGCTGTAGATGAAATAGGTAGGGATGAGGATATTAATGCTATACAGGAGGCCCTTTATGCTGGTGTTAGTCTTATTACAACTATCCACGGCAGGGATTTTACAGATATAAAAAGGCGGCCGGGGATAGCAGATTTAATTGATAAAGGGCTCTTTGAGAGATTTGTATTTCTTAGTAATAGGGATGGGATTGGAACAATAGAGGCGGTCAGGGATAGAAATGGGAGGGAGGTTTCTTGTTTTGTTGATAAAATTAACTGGGGCAGTAATGATCTTAGTATCGGGTAG
- the efp gene encoding elongation factor P, whose translation MISTNDFHNGLTIELDGTVYQVVDFQHSKTGRGGAFVRSKLKNVEDGGVIEKTFRANEKVNRAHVEQREKQYLYRDGDDYIFMDTETYEQIALSQEQLGEKIDYLKENMVLEVSVYEGRPIDINLPTFVELAVAKTQPGIKGNTVSGGSKPASLESGAVVQVPLFISEGDIVKVDTRTGEYMERV comes from the coding sequence GTGATATCAACAAATGATTTTCATAATGGATTGACTATTGAACTGGATGGGACTGTTTATCAGGTGGTAGACTTTCAGCATTCCAAGACCGGTAGGGGTGGGGCTTTTGTAAGGTCAAAGCTTAAGAATGTTGAAGATGGTGGTGTTATTGAGAAGACCTTTCGTGCTAATGAAAAGGTCAATAGGGCCCATGTTGAACAGCGGGAAAAACAATATCTCTACCGTGATGGTGATGATTATATTTTTATGGATACTGAGACATATGAACAGATTGCTCTTAGTCAGGAGCAGTTGGGGGAAAAGATAGATTATCTTAAGGAGAATATGGTTCTGGAGGTTTCGGTTTATGAAGGCCGTCCGATTGATATTAATTTACCAACCTTTGTGGAACTGGCTGTAGCTAAAACTCAACCAGGTATAAAGGGTAATACTGTTTCTGGTGGTTCTAAACCTGCTTCCTTAGAGAGTGGTGCTGTGGTACAGGTTCCCTTGTTTATTAGTGAAGGAGATATTGTCAAGGTAGATACAAGGACAGGGGAATATATGGAAAGGGTATAA
- a CDS encoding M24 family metallopeptidase has product MDKRIKQLRRLLKESGIESLIIDGAENRFYLSGFTGTAGRILFTPDHNYFITDFRYVEQAEKQLEGYEIIKINKGLEKKLSKLLHREGVSKLCFEAEAVNYKQYEKYKKALTGIQLEAVTGLISKLRIKKDREEISRIKTAAAVTDLAFTHILDFIKPGCTEREVALELEFFMKKQGAERNAFDFIVASGKRSSLPHGVASDKVIRDGDFITMDFGCFYNGYCSDMTRTIVVGKPTKKQRDIYNIVLKAQQEVKKRVKAGMLCKDVDAIARDIITEKGYGSRFGHGLGHGIGVEVHEEPRVSYTSDTVLEDGMVITDEPGIYIPEWGGVRIEDDLLITEDGCEVLNDSPLELISV; this is encoded by the coding sequence ATGGATAAAAGAATAAAACAGCTAAGAAGATTGCTCAAGGAATCAGGGATAGAATCTCTAATCATTGATGGAGCGGAGAACCGTTTTTATTTGAGTGGGTTTACCGGTACAGCCGGGAGAATTCTTTTTACACCTGATCATAATTATTTTATAACTGATTTTCGTTATGTTGAACAGGCCGAAAAACAGCTTGAGGGATATGAAATTATTAAGATAAATAAGGGTTTAGAAAAGAAATTGTCGAAGCTTTTGCACAGAGAGGGTGTAAGTAAACTATGCTTTGAAGCAGAGGCAGTAAATTATAAACAGTATGAGAAATATAAAAAAGCCCTAACTGGAATCCAATTAGAAGCTGTGACTGGGTTAATTAGTAAACTAAGAATTAAAAAAGACAGGGAAGAAATATCCCGAATAAAAACGGCTGCTGCTGTTACAGACCTGGCCTTTACCCATATTCTTGATTTTATTAAACCCGGCTGTACTGAAAGAGAAGTCGCACTGGAGCTGGAGTTTTTTATGAAAAAACAGGGGGCAGAGAGAAATGCCTTTGATTTTATTGTAGCCTCTGGTAAAAGGTCTTCTTTACCCCATGGTGTGGCCAGTGATAAGGTAATAAGAGATGGGGATTTTATTACTATGGATTTCGGTTGTTTTTATAATGGCTATTGTTCCGATATGACCCGGACTATAGTTGTTGGAAAGCCTACTAAAAAACAGAGGGATATCTATAATATTGTCTTAAAGGCCCAGCAAGAGGTGAAAAAAAGGGTTAAAGCAGGTATGCTCTGTAAGGATGTTGACGCGATTGCCCGGGACATTATTACAGAAAAAGGCTATGGAAGTAGGTTTGGTCATGGTCTTGGTCATGGAATAGGTGTTGAGGTACATGAAGAACCAAGGGTTTCTTATACCAGTGATACAGTTTTGGAAGATGGGATGGTAATCACTGATGAACCTGGTATCTATATACCGGAATGGGGTGGGGTCAGGATTGAGGATGACCTATTAATTACAGAAGATGGTTGTGAGGTGTTAAATGATTCTCCTCTTGAGTTGATAAGTGTCTAA
- the aroQ gene encoding type II 3-dehydroquinate dehydratase, translated as MLKIAVIHGPNLNMLGTREPEVYGMESIQQVNDMINKRAGFLNVEVKIYQSNHEGEIVDFIHEGYNDYKGIVINPGGLTHYSIVLRDALAAVKLPVVEVHISNIYQREEFRHNSVIAPIAVGQISGLGPDGYIYALEAVVNIIKKGSF; from the coding sequence GTGTTAAAAATTGCGGTAATACATGGTCCTAATTTAAATATGCTGGGGACTCGTGAACCTGAGGTATATGGGATGGAGAGTATTCAGCAGGTTAATGATATGATAAATAAGAGGGCAGGTTTTTTAAATGTTGAGGTAAAAATCTATCAGAGTAATCATGAAGGAGAGATAGTAGATTTTATACATGAGGGATATAATGATTATAAGGGTATTGTTATAAACCCCGGGGGGTTAACCCATTATAGTATTGTTCTAAGAGATGCCCTGGCTGCTGTTAAGTTACCTGTAGTTGAAGTACATATTAGTAATATTTATCAGCGGGAGGAGTTTAGGCACAACTCTGTAATTGCTCCCATAGCAGTAGGACAGATCTCTGGTCTGGGACCTGATGGGTATATCTATGCTCTTGAGGCAGTGGTCAATATAATAAAGAAAGGTAGTTTTTAA
- the aroB gene encoding 3-dehydroquinate synthase codes for MSRQELKVNISETKRSYPIIIANNISSQIGSLISDCYRGNKVLLLSDANVSGLYGAGIVSSLEKAGYQVLEYIIPAGEKSKSYHYLRKGYDLLVDNNFNRDNLIIALGGGVVGDLAGFLAATFMRGIPFVQLPTSLLAQVDSSVGGKTAINHPAGKNMIGAFYQPEMVVIDPVFLKTLVPREFKTGMAEIIKHGLIADQGLADYLFERSKNVFKLEKDELSHIIYRSCQIKAAIVMEDEKEKGKRALLNYGHTIGHALEAVTAYKKYNHGEAVAIGMLGAVRLANSLGLLEKSDLQFTEELIRLYDLPLGHQEDPEAIFTALFRDKKVKNDSLRWVLIDRIGNAFIREGIDHSLIKRILEGLLC; via the coding sequence ATGAGTAGACAGGAACTTAAGGTAAATATTAGTGAAACCAAGCGTTCTTATCCTATTATTATTGCAAACAATATATCATCCCAAATAGGCAGCTTAATTAGTGACTGTTATAGAGGTAATAAAGTACTACTCCTTTCTGATGCTAATGTCAGTGGATTATATGGTGCTGGTATTGTTTCGTCTCTGGAAAAGGCTGGTTATCAGGTTCTGGAATATATTATTCCTGCTGGTGAAAAATCCAAGTCTTACCATTACTTGAGAAAGGGTTATGACCTTTTAGTTGATAATAATTTTAACAGAGATAATCTGATAATTGCTCTGGGGGGTGGAGTTGTTGGAGATCTGGCTGGTTTTCTGGCGGCCACTTTTATGAGAGGTATTCCCTTTGTACAGCTGCCGACAAGTCTGTTAGCTCAGGTGGATAGTAGTGTAGGCGGGAAGACGGCTATTAACCATCCAGCAGGCAAGAATATGATTGGGGCTTTTTATCAACCAGAGATGGTAGTGATTGATCCTGTTTTTTTAAAGACCCTGGTTCCCAGGGAATTTAAAACCGGTATGGCCGAGATAATAAAACACGGTTTGATTGCTGATCAAGGCCTGGCAGATTATCTGTTTGAAAGGTCAAAAAATGTTTTTAAACTGGAGAAAGATGAACTTAGCCATATTATTTACCGTTCATGTCAGATTAAGGCAGCTATTGTCATGGAGGATGAGAAAGAAAAAGGGAAGAGGGCTCTGTTAAATTACGGACATACTATTGGTCATGCCCTGGAAGCGGTAACAGCTTATAAGAAGTATAACCATGGTGAAGCAGTTGCGATAGGTATGCTGGGGGCTGTTCGTCTAGCAAATTCTTTGGGATTGTTGGAAAAGTCTGACCTGCAATTCACTGAGGAATTAATCAGGCTTTACGATTTACCGCTTGGCCATCAAGAAGACCCGGAGGCTATCTTTACAGCACTTTTCCGGGATAAAAAGGTTAAGAATGATAGCTTAAGGTGGGTACTTATTGATAGGATTGGGAATGCTTTTATTAGAGAAGGGATAGACCATAGCTTGATTAAGAGGATACTGGAGGGGTTATTGTGTTAA
- a CDS encoding shikimate kinase → MKISLVGFMATGKSKVGSLLANDLGYQFFDTDELIERKTGLSIPEIFQRKGEEYFRRVETESLADILEKDKIVISTGGGIVVSRFNRELLLSRTISFLLTASAEEIYQRVKGDNKRPLLSVSDPLNEIRNLLSRRAEYYNAFTNKIDTMGKKPEVVVKKILDLIGEINDE, encoded by the coding sequence TTGAAAATTTCGTTAGTAGGTTTTATGGCTACAGGCAAGAGTAAAGTCGGTAGTTTATTAGCAAATGATCTGGGTTATCAATTTTTTGATACCGATGAATTAATAGAGAGGAAGACAGGTCTTAGTATCCCGGAAATTTTTCAAAGAAAAGGTGAAGAATATTTCCGCAGGGTTGAAACTGAGAGTCTGGCAGACATACTTGAAAAGGATAAAATTGTTATTTCTACAGGGGGTGGAATAGTTGTTTCTAGATTCAATAGGGAATTACTCCTCTCCAGAACAATTTCTTTTCTATTGACTGCCTCAGCTGAGGAAATTTATCAAAGGGTTAAGGGGGATAATAAGCGCCCACTACTTAGCGTATCAGACCCCCTGAATGAGATTAGAAACTTACTATCACGGCGGGCAGAATATTATAATGCCTTTACTAATAAAATTGATACTATGGGGAAAAAACCAGAAGTAGTAGTAAAAAAAATACTTGATTTGATAGGAGAGATTAATGATGAGTAG
- the aroC gene encoding chorismate synthase — MLTFKTAGESHGKGVMAIVDGLPAGVKVDFARINEKLARRQQGYGRGGRMKIETDRVEVFSGLRHGKTIGSPVGLLIHNKDWENWQGVMSVDKDTNPTEKEVVIKKDGRIRKIDKEVTRPRPGHADLAGVLKYQQDDIRNILERASARETAARTAVGGLLDNFLHYFDIEIISHVIQLGEIESCSPEVGLAELKAGIRDSELACYDQDKEREMKEYIDRIKEKGDSLGGVVELRTSPLPVGLGSHVQWDRRLDGELAQAILSIPAVKGVEIGPAFENSSRTGHDVHDEIFYQPDKGYYRKTNRAGGLEGGITNGEPLIIRMAMKPIPTLYRPLRSVDIKTKEPFTASIERSDVTALPAAGVVGEAMLAFILARAMLVKFGGDSIRETINNYRGYLEMID; from the coding sequence ATGTTGACATTTAAGACAGCTGGTGAATCACATGGTAAAGGTGTTATGGCGATAGTTGATGGTTTGCCAGCTGGGGTTAAGGTGGATTTTGCCAGGATAAATGAGAAACTGGCCCGGCGGCAACAGGGTTACGGCCGCGGTGGCAGGATGAAGATAGAAACTGACAGGGTTGAGGTGTTTAGTGGTCTAAGACATGGTAAAACAATAGGGAGTCCGGTTGGTCTCTTGATTCATAATAAGGACTGGGAGAACTGGCAGGGTGTAATGTCTGTTGATAAAGATACTAATCCGACAGAAAAAGAAGTGGTAATCAAAAAGGACGGCAGGATCAGAAAGATTGATAAAGAAGTAACCCGCCCCCGTCCTGGACATGCTGATCTGGCAGGTGTTTTAAAATATCAGCAGGATGATATTAGAAATATACTGGAGAGGGCTAGTGCCAGGGAAACAGCGGCTCGGACAGCGGTTGGGGGTCTGCTTGATAATTTCCTACATTATTTTGACATTGAGATTATCAGTCATGTAATACAGCTAGGTGAGATAGAGAGCTGCTCTCCTGAGGTAGGTTTAGCAGAATTAAAGGCTGGGATCAGGGATTCTGAACTGGCCTGTTATGATCAAGACAAAGAACGGGAGATGAAAGAATATATAGATAGAATAAAAGAAAAAGGGGACAGTCTGGGAGGGGTTGTAGAACTTAGAACATCACCCCTGCCTGTTGGCCTGGGGAGTCATGTTCAGTGGGATCGCCGTCTGGATGGAGAACTGGCTCAGGCGATATTGAGTATTCCCGCGGTTAAAGGGGTTGAGATCGGTCCGGCTTTTGAAAATTCTTCCCGGACAGGTCATGATGTACATGACGAGATATTTTATCAGCCAGATAAAGGGTATTACAGAAAGACCAACAGGGCTGGTGGTCTGGAAGGCGGTATAACAAATGGTGAACCCCTGATAATTAGAATGGCGATGAAGCCAATACCAACCCTTTATAGGCCCTTACGTTCTGTGGATATTAAGACCAAAGAACCTTTTACAGCCAGTATCGAGAGGTCAGATGTTACGGCTCTACCTGCTGCGGGTGTTGTAGGAGAAGCCATGCTTGCTTTTATACTGGCCAGGGCTATGCTAGTAAAGTTTGGTGGAGATAGCATCAGGGAAACTATCAATAATTATCGCGGATATCTTGAAATGATAGATTAA